The following proteins come from a genomic window of Vallitaleaceae bacterium 9-2:
- a CDS encoding sulfide/dihydroorotate dehydrogenase-like FAD/NAD-binding protein — MNTIIQRKHWNEVVFSLEVKAPHVAMNAKPGQFVIVIIEEDGERVPLTIAGINPEQETITLVIQAVGYSTKKLAQFNVGDNIPHILGPLGEPAPLEGYKKVLVVGGGVGIAPLYPQAKYLKENGATIYSVLGGRSEEYIIFREAFEEISDEYAYATNDGSLGVEGFVTDVIEKELAKDSSYDLVIAIGPLVMMKAVCEVTRRYNIKTNVSLNPIMVDGTGMCGGCRVTVGDQTRFACVHGPDFDGHLVDFDEAIMRQGIYKKEENHHCRLEGITE; from the coding sequence ATGAATACGATTATTCAAAGAAAACACTGGAATGAGGTTGTATTCTCATTAGAAGTCAAAGCACCTCATGTTGCCATGAATGCAAAACCCGGACAATTTGTTATTGTAATTATTGAAGAAGACGGAGAACGGGTACCCCTAACGATTGCAGGAATCAACCCGGAACAAGAGACAATTACACTGGTCATCCAAGCGGTAGGGTATTCAACAAAAAAATTAGCGCAATTTAATGTAGGGGATAATATTCCTCATATTTTAGGACCTTTAGGAGAACCAGCCCCTCTTGAAGGATACAAGAAAGTACTTGTTGTTGGCGGTGGTGTTGGAATTGCACCATTATATCCACAAGCAAAGTATTTAAAAGAAAATGGAGCAACCATATATAGTGTCCTAGGAGGACGAAGTGAAGAATATATTATCTTTAGAGAAGCCTTTGAAGAGATTAGTGATGAATATGCCTATGCGACCAATGACGGAAGTTTAGGTGTTGAAGGATTTGTTACAGATGTCATTGAAAAAGAACTTGCCAAAGATTCAAGCTATGATTTGGTCATTGCTATTGGACCACTGGTGATGATGAAGGCTGTATGTGAGGTGACACGTCGTTACAATATCAAAACAAATGTCAGCTTGAATCCGATTATGGTTGATGGTACAGGAATGTGCGGTGGATGTCGTGTAACCGTTGGTGATCAGACGCGCTTTGCATGTGTGCATGGTCCTGACTTTGACGGACATCTTGTGGACTTTGATGAGGCGATTATGCGTCAAGGTATTTATAAAAAAGAGGAAAACCATCATTGTCGATTGGAGGGAATTACAGAATGA
- the gltA gene encoding NADPH-dependent glutamate synthase produces the protein MSSLVKTPIHELDPLVRNQTFDEVVTGYTLEEAMKEANRCLECKHAPCMKGCPVNVRIPEFIHEVKEGNIQKAYEILVSENRLPAICGRVCPQENQCEGKCVRGIKGEPVAIGRLERFVADTVEGKAQVLDAKSLKKTLPYKVAVIGSGPAGLTCAAELAQEGIQVTLYEALHKIGGVLTYGIPEFRLPKALIEKEKDKLVQLGVEIKTDTLIGRSYTIDQLKEMGFDAVFIGSGAGLPRFMNIPGESLNGVYSANEYLTRVNLMKAYEEDARTPIKKSGNVVVIGGGNVAMDAARTAKRLGADQVSVVYRRSLEELPARAEEIHHAMEEEIEFNTLWNPVEIIGDGINVTAIQCQKMELGEADASGRRRPVPVENSYKEIPCDTVIIAIGQTPNPLIKMSTPGIETYDFGGIKVNEETMETNMPLIYAGGDAVTGAATVIKAMGAGKVASKEILKQFIQKN, from the coding sequence ATGAGTAGTTTAGTTAAAACACCAATTCACGAATTAGACCCTTTGGTACGTAATCAAACCTTTGATGAAGTGGTGACAGGATATACACTTGAAGAGGCGATGAAAGAGGCAAATCGTTGCCTTGAATGTAAGCATGCACCATGTATGAAAGGATGTCCGGTAAATGTACGTATTCCTGAATTCATACATGAAGTTAAAGAAGGAAATATTCAAAAAGCTTATGAGATTTTGGTTTCAGAAAACCGATTACCTGCAATTTGTGGTCGTGTCTGTCCACAGGAAAATCAATGTGAAGGTAAGTGCGTTCGAGGTATTAAAGGTGAACCGGTTGCCATTGGCCGTCTTGAACGGTTTGTTGCAGATACTGTTGAAGGAAAGGCGCAAGTACTTGATGCAAAGTCGTTAAAAAAGACATTGCCATATAAGGTTGCAGTTATCGGTTCGGGTCCAGCGGGCTTGACTTGTGCGGCAGAGCTTGCTCAAGAAGGAATCCAAGTGACATTATATGAAGCTTTGCACAAAATTGGTGGGGTATTAACGTATGGAATTCCAGAGTTTAGATTACCCAAGGCTTTGATTGAAAAAGAAAAGGACAAATTGGTACAACTAGGTGTTGAGATTAAGACAGATACACTAATAGGACGTTCATATACAATAGATCAATTAAAAGAAATGGGATTTGATGCAGTCTTTATTGGTAGTGGTGCAGGATTGCCTAGATTCATGAATATTCCAGGAGAGAGCCTTAATGGTGTATACTCTGCCAATGAATATTTGACACGCGTGAATTTGATGAAAGCCTACGAAGAAGATGCTAGAACACCGATCAAAAAAAGTGGGAATGTTGTCGTCATCGGTGGTGGTAACGTTGCGATGGATGCGGCAAGAACAGCCAAGCGCTTAGGGGCAGACCAAGTAAGTGTTGTCTATCGTAGATCGTTAGAAGAACTTCCAGCAAGAGCAGAAGAAATTCATCATGCAATGGAAGAAGAAATCGAATTTAACACTTTATGGAATCCGGTTGAAATTATTGGTGATGGTATAAATGTTACCGCAATACAATGTCAAAAGATGGAACTTGGAGAAGCGGATGCATCAGGACGCCGACGACCTGTTCCGGTTGAAAATTCATATAAAGAAATACCTTGTGACACGGTCATTATTGCGATTGGACAAACCCCCAATCCTTTAATAAAAATGTCAACACCAGGAATTGAAACCTATGATTTTGGTGGAATAAAAGTGAATGAGGAAACAATGGAAACCAATATGCCTTTAATTTATGCAGGAGGCGATGCGGTAACTGGAGCTGCAACGGTTATTAAAGCGATGGGTGCCGGAAAAGTTGCATCAAAAGAAATATTAAAACAGTTCATTCAAAAAAATTAA
- a CDS encoding iron-containing alcohol dehydrogenase: protein MSLKWFRVPKDIVFGENALEYLSTLEGKKATLVTGGSSMKRFGFLDEAQKQLEKAGMEVSIVDGVEPNPSIETVIRGGKEMAEFGPDWIIAIGGGSALDAAKIMWVYYEYPETKFEDLVQMKFPKLRTKANFVAVPSTSGTASEITAFSVITDTENHIKYPLVSYEMTPDIALLDANIPAKMPPHITANTGMDVMAHAVEAYVSSAATSYTDPLAYEAIRLVFDQLPTAFEDGSNIKAREDMHNASALAGMAFTNASLGLVHSLAHKIGGEFGITHGLANAILMPYIVDYNRKGTDKVEKLEDLLRIDNLTDALQALNKEVEIPLTLQEVTEVEITEEKFLEVLDRMSKNAFEDPCTLTNPRQSSAEDVRKIYECAFYGKSALTI from the coding sequence ATGAGTTTAAAATGGTTTAGAGTACCAAAGGATATTGTTTTTGGGGAAAATGCACTTGAGTATTTATCAACATTGGAAGGAAAAAAAGCAACCCTTGTTACAGGTGGTAGCTCCATGAAGCGTTTTGGCTTTTTAGATGAAGCACAAAAACAATTAGAAAAAGCCGGAATGGAAGTATCTATTGTTGATGGCGTTGAACCTAACCCTTCAATTGAAACAGTTATCCGTGGCGGAAAAGAAATGGCAGAATTTGGACCGGATTGGATTATTGCCATTGGTGGTGGTTCTGCATTAGATGCAGCTAAAATCATGTGGGTATATTATGAGTATCCAGAAACGAAATTCGAAGACCTTGTACAGATGAAGTTTCCAAAGCTTCGCACAAAAGCTAACTTTGTTGCAGTTCCATCAACAAGTGGTACAGCTTCAGAAATAACAGCTTTCTCTGTAATTACAGATACAGAAAATCATATCAAATATCCTCTTGTATCCTATGAAATGACACCGGATATTGCTTTATTAGATGCGAATATTCCAGCAAAAATGCCACCACACATTACAGCAAACACTGGAATGGATGTTATGGCACATGCAGTGGAAGCTTATGTATCATCTGCAGCGACAAGCTATACAGATCCATTAGCTTATGAAGCAATCCGTCTTGTCTTTGATCAATTGCCAACGGCTTTTGAAGATGGAAGCAATATCAAAGCAAGAGAAGATATGCATAATGCATCGGCACTTGCAGGTATGGCATTTACAAATGCTTCCCTTGGTTTAGTACATAGTCTAGCACATAAAATAGGTGGAGAATTCGGCATTACTCACGGTTTAGCCAATGCAATCTTGATGCCATACATCGTTGATTACAACCGTAAAGGTACAGATAAAGTTGAAAAATTAGAAGACTTACTTCGCATCGATAATTTAACAGATGCATTACAAGCATTAAATAAAGAAGTTGAAATTCCATTAACACTTCAAGAAGTTACAGAAGTTGAAATTACAGAAGAAAAATTCTTGGAAGTCCTTGATCGCATGAGTAAAAATGCATTTGAAGACCCATGTACATTGACAAATCCAAGACAATCATCCGCTGAAGATGTACGTAAAATTTATGAATGTGCATTTTACGGAAAATCTGCATTAACGATCTAG
- the pnuC gene encoding nicotinamide riboside transporter PnuC yields MNIYASIKNLTSFEKGLWFLSTVLVWGSYALANQSDYLTLIASLVGVTALIFVAKGDVLGQVLTIVFGIIYGIISYRFRYYGEIITYLGMTAPIALLSVITWLKHPYAKQEVKISEVTKKQGIILLAVTLVVTIALGYVLIQLGTSNIEFSIISIATSFLASSLMMLRSHYYALAYAANDIVLIVLWTLASMSDVMYLPMVICFVVFLINDLYGFFNWKRMKHYQQEAEAV; encoded by the coding sequence ATGAACATTTATGCATCAATAAAAAACTTAACATCTTTTGAAAAAGGACTTTGGTTTTTGTCAACGGTATTGGTTTGGGGTTCTTATGCATTGGCAAATCAAAGTGATTATCTAACGCTCATAGCATCACTTGTTGGAGTTACAGCCCTTATTTTTGTTGCTAAAGGAGATGTGCTAGGGCAAGTGCTGACGATTGTTTTTGGAATTATATATGGCATTATATCCTATCGCTTTCGATATTATGGGGAAATCATTACGTATCTTGGAATGACCGCTCCCATAGCTTTATTATCTGTGATTACATGGCTTAAACATCCATATGCAAAACAGGAAGTCAAGATTAGTGAAGTGACAAAAAAACAAGGGATTATCCTTTTGGCAGTGACCCTCGTGGTGACCATTGCATTAGGTTATGTCTTAATTCAATTAGGTACGTCAAATATTGAATTTAGCATTATCTCCATTGCAACAAGCTTTTTGGCATCAAGCCTGATGATGCTTCGAAGCCATTATTATGCCTTAGCCTATGCTGCTAATGATATTGTATTAATTGTTCTTTGGACATTAGCGAGTATGTCTGATGTGATGTATTTGCCTATGGTCATTTGCTTTGTTGTTTTTCTTATTAATGATCTTTATGGTTTCTTCAATTGGAAGCGTATGAAGCATTATCAGCAGGAGGCAGAAGCTGTATAA
- the rpsD gene encoding 30S ribosomal protein S4: MARNREPRFKKCRSLNLNVCGHPKAMKRSVPSQARDRRKMSPYGEQLLEKQRLRGYYEVLEKQFRNYVDKALASPELTGEKLIADLECRLDNMVYRMNFGASIRQARQIVTHGNIWVNGKKVDRPSYALSPGDSVEIRDKAKDIAIYRHNFYEKAIYNLPYIEYDQEGYKAILREKPIREQIPIEIQDQLVVEYYSNR, from the coding sequence TTGGCAAGAAACCGTGAACCAAGATTTAAAAAATGTCGGAGTCTGAATTTGAATGTATGTGGGCATCCGAAGGCTATGAAACGAAGTGTTCCATCTCAGGCACGTGACCGAAGAAAAATGTCACCATATGGCGAGCAGTTACTGGAAAAACAACGTCTTCGTGGCTATTATGAAGTTTTAGAAAAACAATTTCGAAATTATGTAGACAAAGCACTTGCAAGCCCGGAGCTTACAGGAGAAAAGTTGATAGCAGACTTAGAGTGTCGATTGGACAATATGGTCTATCGCATGAACTTCGGTGCGTCCATTCGACAAGCCAGACAGATTGTAACGCATGGTAATATTTGGGTGAATGGAAAAAAAGTAGACCGGCCTTCTTATGCATTGTCCCCTGGTGATAGTGTTGAAATTCGAGATAAAGCAAAAGATATCGCTATATATAGACATAATTTTTATGAAAAGGCAATTTATAATTTACCATATATTGAATATGATCAAGAAGGGTATAAAGCGATATTGCGTGAAAAGCCAATTCGCGAGCAGATTCCTATTGAGATTCAAGACCAACTGGTCGTTGAGTATTACTCCAATAGATAA
- a CDS encoding NAD(P)-dependent oxidoreductase, with product MIHLGVFNSHEFSLITDILSTPENKDIADLILPTLLERTDTNNHPQITHLITGRFGKDDLRHFSNLTHIFVPYTGLDDLDLDVLKAEGIHVHNTSAHAPFIAERAFAFILALQGKLLPSHHKLVQRDWSRDGQGGYGQFWHSLFDKKVAIYGYGHIGQHLHTMLMPFRCSIGVLAYKNREYNDTTRFSSLPSLAQWCDIMVVTAPLTDKTYGSINQEVLHEMKGKTLVNVARGLVIDEEALYDSLKNIGLYGFGSDVWYHYPSKQEPLIYPSKYNLHQFDNVIMTPHDGGAEISSRQVRYEDTLNQILKTHG from the coding sequence ATGATTCACCTTGGTGTTTTTAATTCACATGAATTTTCTCTGATCACAGACATATTGTCAACACCTGAAAACAAAGACATTGCCGACTTGATTTTACCGACACTACTTGAGCGAACCGATACCAATAACCATCCTCAAATAACGCATCTGATTACCGGACGTTTTGGTAAAGACGACCTTCGTCACTTTTCAAATTTAACACATATTTTTGTTCCCTACACAGGTTTGGATGATTTAGACCTTGATGTTCTAAAGGCTGAAGGTATCCATGTACATAACACTTCTGCACATGCCCCTTTTATCGCGGAGCGTGCTTTTGCATTTATACTTGCTTTACAAGGTAAACTCTTGCCTTCACATCATAAATTAGTACAAAGAGACTGGTCACGTGACGGTCAAGGCGGTTATGGACAGTTCTGGCATAGCTTATTTGATAAAAAAGTAGCCATCTATGGATATGGACATATTGGTCAGCATCTGCATACAATGTTAATGCCTTTTCGCTGTTCTATAGGCGTTTTAGCCTATAAAAACAGAGAGTATAATGATACAACACGTTTTTCATCCCTTCCTTCACTAGCACAGTGGTGTGACATCATGGTCGTTACTGCGCCTCTAACGGATAAAACGTATGGCTCCATAAACCAAGAAGTGCTTCATGAAATGAAAGGAAAAACTCTAGTTAATGTTGCAAGGGGCTTGGTTATTGATGAAGAAGCTCTCTATGACAGTCTAAAAAATATCGGTCTCTATGGCTTTGGTTCTGACGTGTGGTACCATTACCCTTCCAAGCAAGAGCCGCTCATATATCCTTCAAAATACAACTTGCACCAATTTGATAATGTAATCATGACCCCACATGATGGCGGAGCTGAAATAAGCTCACGTCAGGTACGTTATGAAGATACCTTAAATCAGATATTAAAAACACATGGTTGA
- a CDS encoding DUF2339 domain-containing protein, whose product MVAFLYILVIGLIIYVVILGNKVHWLEKKLDAMTQKKTLEATKPAQVNPTPVNPTPVTPTVKAPAIKAPEPKRQYQGLKRIDKVEKPLKIQVSMASVLSKMGIGLVLIGIGFLFKWGYDQGFITEFFTIVLGILIGWGLIAFGRIAFNKGRLVVSQIVYGGGIATLYITVYGAYGAYQMLNDLLAFLFLILVSLIAFFISLTHQKLSLSVTALLGSLIIPLLVDVQFIGFFGFGLYVIALALLNGMIFYYKRWRSLQLLSIVGIYLLIFIVIAQVQLSMEQKFELGILFFILYIVFNGQDILMSLKKRTKQDELWISSLLIISIPLFTIFVNKNLLEWSVKGWTLLFGVIAIGYFSGSYAYYKKKGEDLINNSTLVLMAVFAYFAIIQFFEGQVEWMILLLMGHVFFYFYHRQKANIFQWIGHGVSGIAWITILGNSIIQFEDFAYTFEYIGTTILIYLLFIGLLFWQGTWKKQVYGSMIFFGYGTLFNGYYAYHVVQHGYRLFGFLVLTFLLGAVLWILSQRYKLLFAYTLPAYGFILFFIRIGISWDVIITQEVHWIYTFMVIGSVIFTIGLYMRRQQQNEGLLYQILGSMILLWSAYYDVHEITQEYMFGLLAAGLLLALMELAINHVTKKKDISTNVYRGIFFLMYGFGLIDQLFWYEFRWTHFIVEIILLAVFIWHLYHISKKPIVNYLILTAVFYLYTYGAFREVATGLVTLFWAAMGVGGLVYGILKRNQRFSYVALGLVVFVAGRLVLIDLASVEVYWKVITSMVFGSALLAISYFLQPYFDKE is encoded by the coding sequence ATGGTAGCTTTTTTATATATTTTAGTGATTGGATTGATTATATATGTTGTTATATTAGGAAACAAAGTGCATTGGCTTGAAAAAAAACTGGATGCGATGACACAGAAAAAGACACTTGAGGCAACGAAACCAGCACAAGTAAATCCTACGCCAGTAAATCCTACACCAGTAACGCCTACAGTTAAAGCGCCTGCTATTAAAGCGCCTGAACCCAAACGTCAGTATCAAGGGTTAAAAAGAATCGACAAGGTAGAGAAACCACTAAAAATCCAAGTGTCGATGGCTTCGGTTTTAAGTAAAATGGGAATCGGATTGGTGCTTATAGGTATTGGCTTTTTATTTAAGTGGGGATATGACCAAGGATTTATCACAGAATTTTTCACCATTGTTTTGGGGATACTCATCGGATGGGGACTCATCGCTTTTGGACGTATTGCTTTTAACAAAGGACGCCTAGTTGTTAGCCAAATTGTCTATGGCGGAGGAATTGCAACGCTGTATATTACAGTATATGGAGCCTATGGCGCATATCAAATGCTCAATGATTTACTGGCGTTTTTATTTTTGATTCTTGTCAGTCTTATCGCTTTTTTTATTTCGCTGACACACCAAAAATTGTCCCTTTCAGTTACAGCGCTTTTGGGAAGTCTGATTATTCCACTATTGGTAGATGTCCAGTTTATAGGCTTTTTTGGTTTTGGTCTATATGTGATAGCCCTGGCCTTATTGAATGGAATGATTTTTTACTATAAAAGGTGGCGAAGTCTTCAGTTGCTTTCCATTGTTGGAATCTATCTGCTAATATTTATTGTGATTGCACAGGTCCAGTTATCTATGGAACAAAAATTTGAGCTGGGTATTTTGTTTTTTATTCTATATATTGTCTTTAATGGACAAGATATACTTATGTCCCTTAAAAAACGTACAAAACAAGACGAACTTTGGATAAGTAGCCTCTTGATTATAAGTATTCCCCTCTTTACAATTTTTGTGAATAAAAATCTTCTTGAGTGGTCGGTAAAAGGCTGGACGCTACTTTTTGGAGTTATAGCGATTGGGTATTTTAGTGGATCCTATGCATATTATAAGAAGAAAGGTGAGGACCTAATCAATAATTCGACACTTGTTTTGATGGCGGTCTTTGCATATTTTGCTATCATTCAATTTTTTGAAGGACAGGTGGAGTGGATGATTCTTCTACTTATGGGACATGTCTTTTTTTACTTTTATCACCGTCAAAAGGCAAACATCTTTCAATGGATCGGACATGGAGTTAGTGGAATTGCATGGATAACTATCCTTGGCAATAGCATTATCCAGTTTGAAGATTTTGCCTATACTTTTGAATATATTGGAACAACCATCCTTATCTATCTATTATTTATTGGACTGCTCTTTTGGCAAGGAACATGGAAAAAGCAAGTCTATGGAAGTATGATTTTCTTTGGCTATGGAACCCTTTTTAATGGGTATTATGCGTATCATGTGGTTCAACACGGATACCGTTTGTTCGGATTTTTGGTGTTAACCTTTTTATTAGGAGCTGTTTTGTGGATTCTTAGCCAACGCTATAAGTTATTATTTGCCTATACATTGCCAGCCTATGGATTTATCCTCTTTTTCATTCGAATAGGCATCTCTTGGGATGTTATAATTACTCAAGAAGTCCATTGGATATATACATTCATGGTGATAGGCAGCGTTATCTTTACAATTGGTTTGTATATGCGCCGACAACAACAAAATGAAGGGTTGCTCTATCAGATTCTAGGCTCGATGATTTTATTATGGAGTGCATATTATGATGTACATGAGATAACTCAAGAATACATGTTTGGTCTATTAGCTGCAGGACTTTTGCTTGCACTCATGGAGTTGGCTATAAACCATGTGACTAAGAAAAAAGATATCAGTACGAATGTTTATCGTGGAATTTTCTTTTTAATGTATGGATTTGGACTTATTGACCAATTGTTTTGGTATGAATTTAGGTGGACGCATTTCATAGTTGAGATCATTTTACTAGCTGTCTTTATCTGGCATCTTTACCATATATCCAAAAAACCTATTGTCAACTATTTGATTTTAACGGCGGTATTTTACCTATATACTTATGGCGCATTCCGTGAAGTAGCGACGGGGTTAGTGACGCTATTTTGGGCAGCCATGGGTGTGGGAGGACTTGTCTATGGAATATTAAAGCGCAATCAACGTTTTTCATATGTGGCATTAGGACTTGTTGTCTTTGTGGCAGGACGACTTGTTTTGATTGATTTGGCTTCGGTAGAAGTCTATTGGAAAGTGATTACTTCCATGGTTTTTGGTAGTGCACTTTTAGCGATTAGTTATTTTCTTCAGCCCTATTTTGACAAAGAATAG
- a CDS encoding cation:proton antiporter, producing MTGIGIAIIAGYFIGKLINKLNVPSVAGYIIAGLILGQSFLGIFSEAFVEKTSLISDMALALIAFTIGGELLKSSLKKIGAKVFIIAFFEGFLAFIIVTIAMMLMKLPFETALLLGAVASATAPAATLMVINELRAKGPLSESLVAVVAIDDAICLMIYAVASSVAKVMIKHTGTIEWSHVLVKPLIEIGASILLGAVIGGLLVIILHWVSYSREVLAVVLAAIMITLGLATILNLSALLCNMTLGIMVTNLSSNKTKAFSVIESITAPIYTAFFVLAGARLQIGLLAQVGLIGLVYTIARMFGKIAGASFGATIAKADPVVKKYIGFGLLSQIGVAVGLAIVISHEFAGTEAGTLIITVLLATTVITEIVGPLSTRYAIIKSGEAGGMDAKVNS from the coding sequence ATGACAGGAATAGGCATTGCGATTATTGCCGGTTATTTTATCGGAAAACTTATTAACAAACTTAATGTACCCTCGGTTGCCGGATACATTATTGCAGGATTAATTTTAGGGCAATCATTTTTAGGGATTTTCAGCGAAGCATTTGTTGAAAAAACCAGTTTGATTAGTGATATGGCACTTGCGCTAATTGCATTTACCATCGGCGGTGAATTGCTAAAAAGCAGTCTAAAGAAGATTGGAGCAAAAGTCTTTATCATTGCTTTCTTTGAGGGTTTTTTAGCATTCATCATCGTAACGATTGCTATGATGTTGATGAAACTACCCTTTGAAACAGCGTTGCTTCTTGGTGCCGTTGCATCAGCTACAGCGCCTGCAGCAACACTTATGGTTATTAACGAGCTTCGAGCAAAGGGACCGCTTTCAGAGAGTCTAGTTGCTGTTGTAGCGATCGATGATGCCATATGTTTGATGATCTATGCGGTTGCATCATCAGTTGCAAAAGTGATGATCAAACATACAGGAACGATTGAATGGTCCCATGTATTGGTTAAACCGCTCATTGAAATAGGTGCATCAATTTTACTTGGAGCAGTAATTGGTGGGTTGCTTGTTATTATATTGCACTGGGTAAGTTATTCGAGAGAGGTTCTAGCTGTTGTACTTGCAGCGATTATGATTACTCTTGGGTTAGCCACAATTCTTAATCTATCAGCATTGCTTTGTAACATGACACTAGGAATTATGGTGACAAACCTAAGTTCAAATAAAACAAAAGCATTCTCAGTGATTGAGTCAATTACGGCCCCAATCTACACTGCCTTTTTCGTGTTGGCAGGTGCTAGATTACAGATTGGATTGTTGGCGCAAGTAGGACTTATCGGATTGGTCTATACAATTGCAAGAATGTTTGGTAAAATTGCAGGAGCATCTTTTGGAGCAACAATTGCAAAAGCAGATCCAGTAGTAAAAAAATATATCGGTTTTGGGTTATTATCTCAGATTGGGGTAGCTGTCGGATTAGCGATTGTCATCAGTCACGAGTTCGCCGGTACCGAGGCAGGTACGTTGATTATTACAGTATTACTCGCAACAACAGTCATTACCGAAATTGTCGGACCGTTGTCTACGCGGTATGCTATAATAAAATCAGGAGAAGCTGGCGGTATGGATGCGAAAGTAAATTCGTGA
- the thiW gene encoding energy coupling factor transporter S component ThiW, producing MKNVSLKLSISGLLIALGVVLSTFYIPFGVSKCFPVQHFINVLGAVLLGPGYAVINAFLISLIRNMLGMGSLLAFPGSMFGALLAGVFYRLYSHHRLACLGEFIGTALIGGVVAGFIASHVMGNPVGLFFFVIPFGISTFVGSIFSLLLFEVTDLLKVTRGWKEKI from the coding sequence ATGAAAAACGTATCATTGAAACTGTCAATTTCAGGACTATTGATTGCACTAGGCGTTGTCCTTAGTACATTTTACATTCCTTTTGGTGTATCTAAGTGCTTTCCGGTGCAGCATTTTATCAATGTGCTCGGTGCGGTCTTGTTGGGACCTGGGTATGCGGTTATTAATGCATTTTTGATATCCCTTATCCGTAATATGCTGGGGATGGGATCCCTGCTGGCCTTTCCGGGAAGTATGTTTGGCGCCCTGCTTGCAGGTGTGTTTTATCGTTTGTATTCCCATCATCGATTAGCCTGCCTTGGAGAATTTATCGGGACGGCTCTTATTGGTGGTGTGGTTGCAGGTTTTATTGCATCCCACGTTATGGGAAATCCCGTCGGATTGTTCTTTTTTGTGATTCCATTTGGTATCAGTACCTTTGTTGGAAGTATTTTCTCACTGCTACTGTTTGAGGTCACAGATTTGCTAAAAGTCACGAGAGGATGGAAGGAAAAAATATGA